In Xenorhabdus nematophila ATCC 19061, one DNA window encodes the following:
- the nuoI gene encoding NADH-quinone oxidoreductase subunit NuoI, translated as MTLKELVVGFATQVRSIWMIGLHAFHKRETKMYPEEPVYLPPRYRGRIVLTRDPDGEERCVACNLCAAVCPVGCISLQKAEHKDGRWYPEFFRVNFSRCIFCGLCEEACPTTAIQLTPDFELGEFKRQDLVYEKEDLLISGPGKYPDYNFYRKTGMAIDGKNKGEGDNEAKPIDVKSLMP; from the coding sequence ATGACATTGAAAGAGTTAGTGGTCGGTTTCGCCACCCAGGTACGCAGTATTTGGATGATAGGGCTTCATGCCTTCCATAAACGCGAAACAAAAATGTATCCGGAAGAGCCGGTTTATCTGCCACCCCGTTACCGTGGGCGTATCGTTCTGACACGTGATCCTGACGGTGAAGAGCGTTGTGTTGCGTGTAACTTGTGTGCGGCAGTGTGTCCGGTGGGATGTATCTCACTGCAAAAAGCCGAGCATAAAGATGGTCGCTGGTATCCTGAATTCTTCCGCGTCAACTTCTCGCGTTGCATTTTCTGCGGCCTGTGTGAAGAAGCTTGCCCGACAACGGCTATCCAGCTGACACCGGATTTTGAGTTGGGTGAATTCAAACGTCAGGATCTGGTTTACGAGAAGGAAGATCTGCTGATTTCAGGGCCGGGCAAGTATCCTGATTATAACTTTTACCGTAAGACGGGCATGGCAATTGACGGCAAGAATAAAGGTGAAGGCGATAATGAAGCCAAGCCTATTGACGTTAAAAGCCTGATGCCGTAA
- the nuoJ gene encoding NADH-quinone oxidoreductase subunit J has protein sequence MEFTFYVAGLVAILATLRVITHTNPVHALLYLIISLLALSVVFFSLGAYFAGALEIIVYAGAIMVLFVFVVMMLNLGKSVVEQERLWLQPRAWIGPSILSIVLLIVLAYAISTLPPVKIAGEVVSAREVGISLFGPYVLAVELASLLLLAGLVVAYHIGRESRQGEVISNRAEDQ, from the coding sequence ATGGAATTTACATTTTATGTCGCAGGGTTGGTTGCCATCCTCGCCACACTCAGGGTGATAACCCACACTAATCCGGTACATGCCTTGCTGTATCTGATTATCTCCTTGCTGGCATTGTCCGTCGTGTTTTTCTCACTGGGTGCTTATTTTGCCGGTGCTTTGGAGATCATTGTTTATGCGGGGGCGATCATGGTGTTGTTTGTCTTCGTCGTGATGATGTTGAACTTAGGAAAATCGGTCGTTGAACAAGAACGCTTATGGTTGCAGCCAAGGGCTTGGATTGGGCCGTCTATCCTGTCCATCGTGCTATTGATTGTATTGGCTTATGCCATCAGTACCTTACCACCTGTAAAAATCGCTGGTGAAGTCGTCAGTGCCAGAGAAGTGGGCATTAGCCTGTTTGGCCCTTATGTACTTGCGGTCGAACTGGCTTCTTTGCTGCTCTTGGCCGGGCTGGTGGTGGCATATCACATCGGTCGTGAAAGTCGGCAGGGTGAAGTGATCAGCAATCGTGCGGAGGACCAATAA
- the nuoK gene encoding NADH-quinone oxidoreductase subunit NuoK: protein MVELQHGLILAAILFTLGFTCLIIRRNLLFMLIGLEIMINASALAFVVAGSYWLQPDGQVMYILAITLAAAEASIGLALLLQLYRRRQTLNIDTVSEMRG, encoded by the coding sequence ATGGTAGAACTACAACATGGTCTCATTCTGGCGGCCATTCTGTTTACATTAGGCTTCACTTGCCTGATTATCCGTCGGAATCTGCTATTCATGCTGATCGGGCTGGAAATCATGATCAATGCTTCAGCGCTGGCGTTTGTTGTTGCCGGCAGTTATTGGCTCCAGCCTGATGGTCAGGTGATGTACATTCTGGCCATCACACTGGCAGCAGCCGAGGCAAGTATCGGTTTGGCACTGTTACTACAGCTGTACCGTCGTCGCCAAACCCTGAATATTGATACAGTCAGTGAGATGCGCGGATGA
- the nuoL gene encoding NADH-quinone oxidoreductase subunit L, with translation MNLLYLTILLPLLGFLLLAFSRGRWSENLSATVGSGSVGLAALTTLWVGVDFLSQNGAGGLVYSQTLWNWMAVDNFSIPVNLVLDGLSLTMLSVVTGIGFLIHIYASWYMRGEEGYSRFFAYTNLFIASMVVLVLADNMLLMYLGWEGVGLCSYLLIGFYYKTPANGAAAMKAFIVTRVGDVFLAIGMFILYDQLGTLSFRELAVLAPQHIEAGSAAITWATLMILGGAVGKSAQLPLQTWLADAMAGPTPVSALIHAATMVTAGVYLIARSHALFLMAPDILHLVGIIGAVTLLLAGFAALVQTDIKRVLAYSTMSQIGYMFLALGVQAWDAAIFHLMTHAFFKALLFLASGSVILACHHEQNIFKMGGLSKRIPFVYLCFLVGGSALSALPLLTAGFYSKDEILWGALANGHMNLMLAGLIGALMTSLYTFRMIFIVFHGEENTHAHPVKGITHTLPLSVLLVLSTFVGALIVPPLAGVLPESHTGHDGKVMLEIVSGVVAVVGILLAAALYLGKRSVVNATANSAPGRFFSTWWFHAWGFDALYDWVFVKPFKGITTFLQNDPLNSLMNIPVVLSRWGNKGLRWSENGQVRWYATSMGLGAVLVLALLLLV, from the coding sequence ATGAACTTACTCTATTTAACAATTCTGCTGCCACTGCTGGGATTTTTGCTATTGGCATTTTCCCGTGGCCGCTGGTCTGAAAATCTCTCAGCCACCGTAGGGAGTGGTTCAGTTGGTCTGGCAGCGTTAACCACACTTTGGGTGGGCGTTGATTTCCTTTCCCAGAATGGGGCAGGGGGGCTTGTTTACAGCCAGACATTGTGGAACTGGATGGCCGTGGATAATTTCAGTATCCCCGTGAATCTGGTATTGGACGGCCTGTCATTGACGATGTTGAGTGTTGTGACTGGCATCGGTTTCCTGATCCACATTTATGCTTCTTGGTACATGCGTGGTGAAGAAGGCTATTCCCGTTTCTTCGCTTATACCAACCTGTTTATTGCCAGCATGGTGGTATTGGTACTGGCAGACAATATGTTACTGATGTACCTGGGTTGGGAAGGCGTAGGGCTGTGCAGTTACCTGTTGATTGGTTTCTACTACAAAACGCCTGCTAATGGTGCCGCAGCAATGAAGGCCTTTATTGTGACCCGTGTGGGTGACGTATTCCTTGCCATCGGTATGTTTATCCTTTACGACCAGCTCGGTACGTTGAGTTTCCGTGAGTTGGCAGTATTGGCTCCGCAACATATTGAAGCGGGTTCTGCCGCGATCACTTGGGCAACCCTGATGATTCTGGGTGGTGCCGTGGGCAAATCTGCTCAGTTGCCATTGCAAACATGGTTGGCGGATGCAATGGCAGGCCCAACTCCGGTTTCTGCTCTGATCCACGCGGCAACGATGGTGACTGCGGGTGTTTACCTGATTGCACGCAGCCATGCCCTGTTCCTGATGGCACCCGATATTTTACACTTGGTAGGGATTATCGGTGCGGTTACCTTACTGTTGGCGGGTTTTGCCGCGCTGGTACAGACGGATATCAAACGCGTTCTGGCTTATTCAACCATGAGTCAGATTGGTTACATGTTTTTGGCATTGGGTGTGCAGGCGTGGGATGCGGCTATTTTTCACCTCATGACTCATGCGTTCTTTAAGGCACTGTTGTTCCTGGCTTCCGGTTCAGTCATTCTGGCTTGTCATCATGAGCAAAATATCTTCAAAATGGGTGGGCTGAGTAAACGTATTCCGTTTGTTTACCTCTGTTTCCTCGTGGGTGGTTCTGCGCTTTCAGCACTGCCTTTATTAACCGCAGGTTTTTACAGTAAAGATGAAATTCTGTGGGGCGCGCTGGCAAATGGTCATATGAATCTGATGCTGGCGGGGCTGATTGGCGCATTGATGACGTCCCTGTATACCTTCCGCATGATCTTCATCGTATTCCACGGTGAAGAAAATACCCATGCACATCCGGTTAAGGGCATTACTCACACCTTGCCATTGTCAGTATTGCTGGTGTTATCCACCTTTGTTGGTGCACTGATTGTGCCACCATTGGCGGGGGTTCTGCCAGAAAGTCATACTGGGCATGATGGAAAAGTGATGCTGGAAATTGTTTCCGGTGTGGTTGCCGTTGTCGGCATCTTGTTGGCAGCAGCGCTGTATCTTGGCAAACGCAGCGTGGTTAATGCGACTGCAAACAGTGCGCCCGGTCGTTTCTTCTCCACATGGTGGTTCCATGCGTGGGGATTCGATGCACTGTATGACTGGGTATTCGTGAAACCATTCAAAGGCATTACCACTTTCTTGCAAAATGATCCTTTGAACTCACTGATGAACATTCCTGTCGTATTGTCACGTTGGGGCAATAAAGGTCTTCGTTGGAGTGAGAACGGACAAGTCCGTTGGTACGCGACTTCTATGGGGTTGGGTGCAGTGCTGGTTTTAGCTCTGCTGCTTTTGGTTTAA
- the nuoM gene encoding NADH-quinone oxidoreductase subunit M, which produces MLLPWLIFLPFIGGLLCWQSERFGTRMPRWIALLAMGLTLLLSLQLWLQGGYTLTNPQGIPQWQSEFILPWIPRFGISIHLALDGLSLLMVVLTALLGLMAILCSWNENQPYQGFFHLNLLWILGGVMGVFLAIDLFLFFFFWEVMLVPMYFLIALWGHRGSEGKTRITAATKFFIYTQASGLVMLIAILALAFVHHNATGEWSFNYETLLNTPMSYTVQYLLMLGFFIAFAVKMPVVPLHGWLPDAHSQAPTAGSVDLAGILLKTAAYGLLRFSLPLFPEASANFAPIAMWLGVIGIFYGAWMAFSQTDIKRLIAYTSVSHMGFVLIAIYTGSQLAYQGAVIQMIAHGLSAAGLFILCGQLYERLHTRDMRQMGGLWSRIQLLPAISLFFAVATLGMPGTGNFVGEFMILFGSFSHFTLITTVSVFGLVFASVYALYLMQKAYYGTPKTDKPLPQMDAREISTLLLLVVLLVLLGVYPQPILDTSAAAMSNIQNWYSASLLTTRP; this is translated from the coding sequence ATGCTACTACCTTGGCTAATTTTTTTGCCCTTCATCGGAGGCTTGCTGTGCTGGCAGTCCGAGCGCTTCGGCACTCGTATGCCGCGTTGGATAGCGCTTCTGGCGATGGGGCTGACGTTGTTACTTTCCCTGCAACTGTGGTTGCAGGGTGGTTATACACTTACCAACCCACAGGGTATTCCACAGTGGCAATCGGAGTTCATTTTGCCGTGGATCCCACGTTTTGGCATTAGCATTCATCTGGCACTGGATGGTCTTTCTTTGCTGATGGTTGTGCTGACTGCACTGTTGGGTTTGATGGCGATCCTCTGTTCGTGGAATGAAAACCAACCATACCAAGGATTCTTCCATCTGAACCTGCTATGGATACTCGGCGGTGTCATGGGGGTCTTCCTTGCCATCGACCTGTTCCTGTTCTTCTTCTTCTGGGAAGTGATGCTGGTTCCGATGTACTTCTTGATCGCTTTATGGGGTCACAGAGGTTCAGAAGGTAAAACCCGTATCACAGCGGCAACGAAATTCTTTATCTACACCCAAGCCAGTGGCTTGGTTATGTTGATTGCGATTCTGGCACTGGCTTTTGTTCACCATAATGCAACCGGTGAATGGTCATTCAACTATGAAACATTGTTGAATACACCGATGTCATATACTGTTCAATACCTGCTGATGCTGGGCTTCTTCATTGCTTTTGCCGTGAAAATGCCGGTTGTTCCTCTGCATGGTTGGTTGCCGGATGCACACAGTCAGGCACCAACAGCGGGTTCGGTTGACCTGGCAGGGATCTTGCTGAAAACAGCGGCATATGGCTTGCTTCGTTTTAGCTTGCCACTCTTTCCGGAAGCGTCTGCAAACTTTGCCCCGATTGCGATGTGGTTAGGTGTTATTGGTATTTTCTACGGCGCATGGATGGCTTTCAGCCAGACTGACATCAAACGTCTGATTGCCTATACCAGTGTTTCCCATATGGGCTTCGTGCTTATTGCTATCTATACGGGCAGCCAGCTTGCTTATCAGGGCGCAGTAATCCAAATGATTGCACATGGTTTGTCAGCCGCAGGGCTGTTCATTCTGTGTGGTCAGCTATATGAGCGTCTGCATACTCGTGATATGCGTCAAATGGGGGGATTATGGAGCAGAATTCAACTGTTGCCAGCGATATCCCTGTTTTTCGCAGTAGCGACATTGGGTATGCCGGGAACGGGTAACTTTGTCGGTGAATTTATGATCCTGTTCGGCAGCTTCAGCCATTTCACCCTGATTACGACGGTATCCGTATTCGGTTTGGTTTTTGCGTCTGTTTACGCGCTGTATTTGATGCAGAAAGCGTATTACGGCACACCAAAAACGGATAAACCGCTACCACAAATGGATGCCCGTGAAATCTCAACGCTGCTGCTGCTGGTCGTCTTATTGGTGCTTTTGGGGGTTTACCCACAGCCAATCCTTGATACCTCAGCCGCCGCGATGAGCAACATCCAGAATTGGTATTCAGCTTCACTTTTAACTACAAGGCCGTAA
- the nuoN gene encoding NADH-quinone oxidoreductase subunit NuoN translates to MTITPEQLIALLPLLIVGLTVVVVMLSIAWRRDHFTNVTLTVIGLNLALLSLYFVGLEEPMDVTPLLYVDRFSMFYTALVLIASLATTTFAYSWLENYPDNKEEFYLLVLIAAVGGILLSSANHMASLFIGIELITLPLFGLVGYAYRQKRSLEASIKYMLLSAAASSFLLFGIALLYAESGDLSFAALGRSLSDSKLHEPLVLAGLGMMLVGLGFKLSLVPFQLWTPDVYQGAPAPVSTFLATASKIAIFAVIMRLFLEAPVTDSETLRIVLTVIAIASILFGNLLALTQSNIKRLLGYSSISHLGYLLVVLVAIRDHTLAEETAGIYLVGYLLASIGAFGVVSLMSSPYRGPDADSLFSYRGLFWHKPILSAVMTIMMLSLAGIPLTFGFIGKFYVIATGVEAKLWWLTGAVVVGSAIGLYYYLRVMVSLYLPAPKTLNRDTPHNWAFTAGGIVVLLTGLLVLILGVWPQPLIDIVQQVKSVL, encoded by the coding sequence ATGACAATAACTCCTGAACAATTGATCGCACTGTTGCCGCTATTGATCGTCGGATTGACGGTGGTGGTTGTGATGCTGTCCATTGCGTGGCGACGCGATCATTTCACCAATGTCACCCTGACCGTAATTGGACTCAACCTGGCTCTTTTATCTCTCTATTTTGTCGGGCTGGAAGAGCCGATGGATGTTACTCCATTGCTCTATGTTGATCGTTTTTCTATGTTCTATACAGCACTTGTGCTGATTGCGAGCCTTGCAACGACAACATTTGCTTACTCATGGTTGGAAAATTATCCCGATAACAAAGAAGAGTTTTATCTTCTGGTGTTGATAGCCGCTGTTGGGGGAATTTTGCTTTCTTCTGCCAACCACATGGCATCACTTTTCATCGGGATTGAATTGATCACGCTGCCGTTGTTTGGTTTGGTGGGCTACGCTTATCGCCAGAAACGGTCGCTGGAAGCCAGTATTAAATATATGCTGTTATCGGCTGCGGCGTCTTCATTCCTGCTATTTGGTATTGCATTGCTGTATGCAGAATCCGGCGATTTGTCCTTTGCAGCACTCGGCAGAAGCCTGAGTGACAGCAAACTGCATGAACCGCTGGTCTTGGCGGGATTAGGCATGATGCTGGTGGGATTGGGCTTCAAACTTTCCCTCGTCCCTTTCCAGCTGTGGACGCCGGATGTTTATCAAGGTGCCCCGGCACCGGTATCAACCTTTCTGGCAACAGCAAGTAAAATTGCTATCTTTGCGGTAATTATGCGCTTATTCCTGGAAGCGCCTGTGACTGATAGCGAAACGTTACGTATTGTACTGACTGTTATTGCTATTGCATCTATCCTGTTTGGTAACCTGCTGGCATTGACCCAAAGTAACATCAAGCGTCTGCTGGGTTACTCATCCATTTCTCATCTGGGCTATTTGCTGGTGGTATTGGTGGCTATCAGAGATCACACACTGGCAGAAGAAACCGCGGGAATTTATTTAGTAGGTTATCTGCTTGCCAGCATCGGTGCATTTGGTGTAGTCAGCCTGATGTCCAGCCCGTACAGAGGGCCGGATGCAGATTCACTGTTCTCATATCGAGGCTTGTTCTGGCATAAACCTATTTTGTCAGCCGTTATGACTATCATGATGCTGTCATTGGCGGGAATACCATTAACTTTCGGTTTCATCGGTAAATTCTACGTTATCGCGACGGGTGTTGAAGCAAAATTATGGTGGCTGACCGGCGCCGTTGTTGTAGGTAGTGCGATCGGTCTTTACTACTACCTGCGTGTGATGGTGAGTTTGTATCTGCCGGCACCGAAAACACTGAACCGTGATACACCACACAACTGGGCATTCACCGCAGGCGGGATTGTCGTATTGCTGACGGGTTTACTGGTATTGATCCTTGGTGTTTGGCCACAACCGTTGATTGATATTGTTCAACAAGTGAAAAGCGTTTTATAA
- a CDS encoding BCCT family transporter has translation MSQDNTGQVKTKTSINPPVFFFSAFLVIALATFAGLKPELAERWFKALQQDIFVNASWFYILAVALILLSVTYLGLSRYGNIKLGPDHAEPDFSYFSWFAMLFSAGMGIGLMFFGVAEPVMHYLSPPVGTPESIEAAKQAMKLTFFHWGLHAWAIYAIVALILAFFSYRHGLPLTLRSALYPIIGDKIYGPIGHAVDVFAVIGTVFGVATSLGYGVLQVNAGLNHLFGLPINSNVQVILIIAITALATLSVVSGLDRGIRILSELNLGLAVLLLILVVALGPTVLLLKSFVENTGGYLSEIVSKTFNLYAYEPKSSNWLGGWTLLYWGWWLSWSPFVGMFIARVSRGRTIREFVTGVLFVPSGFTLMWMTAFGNSSIDLIANKGAKELADIVQSDVSLALFNFLEHFPFPDVLSFIAIVMVVMFFVTSADSGAMVVDALASGGAKHTPVWQRIFWAGLMGVVAISLLIAGGLSALQTVTIASALPFSAILLISIYGLLKALRIDAYKKDSQQMTTIAPPASRNPIPWQRRLRNIVYYPKRSQVKRFMTEVIQNSMKLVAEELDKQNKDAVISDEMNDRIHLEVDFGENLNFVYEVRLRNYIQPAFAIAGLNDDEKSEEQKYYRAEVYLKEGGQDYDLMGWTQEQIIHDILDQYEKHIHFLHLVR, from the coding sequence ATGAGTCAAGATAATACTGGTCAGGTAAAGACTAAAACTTCCATTAATCCACCCGTTTTTTTCTTCTCGGCGTTTTTAGTTATTGCACTGGCGACATTCGCTGGTTTAAAACCCGAGCTTGCCGAACGATGGTTTAAGGCTTTACAGCAGGATATTTTTGTTAATGCCAGTTGGTTTTATATTCTTGCAGTTGCTTTGATTTTGCTTTCGGTGACCTATCTGGGATTATCCCGATACGGAAATATAAAGCTGGGTCCCGACCATGCTGAACCCGATTTCAGTTATTTTTCCTGGTTTGCCATGCTGTTTTCAGCAGGTATGGGAATCGGGCTGATGTTTTTTGGTGTGGCTGAACCTGTCATGCACTACCTTTCCCCTCCGGTGGGAACACCTGAAAGTATCGAAGCTGCAAAACAAGCGATGAAGTTGACTTTCTTCCACTGGGGGCTTCACGCTTGGGCAATTTATGCCATTGTGGCGTTAATCCTGGCCTTTTTTAGTTACCGACACGGTTTGCCTTTAACATTGCGCTCTGCACTGTATCCGATTATTGGTGATAAAATTTATGGGCCGATTGGTCATGCTGTGGATGTTTTTGCTGTTATTGGTACTGTATTCGGTGTCGCTACCTCTTTGGGCTATGGTGTCCTTCAGGTTAATGCGGGTCTTAATCACCTCTTCGGGTTACCTATCAACAGTAACGTACAGGTTATATTGATTATTGCCATTACTGCGTTGGCGACCCTTTCTGTTGTTTCCGGTCTGGATAGGGGCATTCGCATTTTGTCTGAACTGAATCTGGGCTTGGCGGTGTTATTGTTGATTCTGGTGGTCGCCCTGGGACCTACCGTATTGCTGCTGAAATCCTTTGTGGAAAACACGGGCGGCTATCTTTCGGAAATTGTCAGCAAGACATTTAACCTGTATGCCTATGAGCCTAAATCCAGTAACTGGTTAGGAGGATGGACATTGTTGTACTGGGGATGGTGGTTATCGTGGTCTCCATTTGTGGGTATGTTTATCGCGAGGGTTTCGCGGGGGCGTACAATCAGAGAATTTGTAACCGGTGTCTTGTTCGTCCCCAGTGGTTTTACCCTGATGTGGATGACCGCATTCGGTAACAGCTCCATTGACCTGATTGCGAATAAAGGGGCGAAAGAGTTAGCCGACATAGTACAGTCAGATGTTTCTCTGGCACTATTTAATTTTCTGGAGCATTTTCCGTTCCCTGACGTACTTTCATTCATTGCAATAGTCATGGTCGTGATGTTCTTCGTGACTTCAGCAGATTCAGGTGCAATGGTGGTTGATGCACTGGCTTCCGGTGGTGCTAAGCATACGCCTGTTTGGCAACGGATATTCTGGGCTGGTTTGATGGGCGTTGTGGCTATTTCATTATTGATTGCAGGCGGATTATCCGCTCTGCAAACTGTAACCATTGCCAGCGCGCTGCCTTTTTCAGCCATTCTATTGATATCGATCTATGGCTTGCTTAAGGCATTACGCATTGATGCGTACAAAAAAGACAGCCAACAAATGACCACGATCGCCCCTCCGGCCAGCCGCAACCCTATACCGTGGCAGCGGAGGTTAAGAAATATCGTGTATTACCCTAAGCGGTCTCAGGTTAAGCGTTTTATGACTGAAGTTATCCAAAATTCAATGAAACTGGTCGCAGAGGAATTGGATAAACAGAACAAAGACGCTGTTATTAGTGATGAAATGAATGACCGAATTCATTTGGAAGTGGATTTTGGCGAAAATCTTAACTTTGTTTATGAAGTTCGTCTGAGAAATTATATTCAGCCGGCATTTGCCATTGCAGGTTTGAACGATGATGAAAAAAGTGAGGAGCAAAAATATTATCGTGCGGAAGTTTACCTTAAAGAAGGTGGACAGGACTACGATTTAATGGGATGGACGCAAGAACAGATTATCCATGATATTTTGGATCAATACGAGAAGCACATTCACTTTTTGCATTTGGTTCGTTAG
- a CDS encoding PTS sugar transporter subunit IIA, with product MLKTLLTYDVVQWISGVKDWREAIAIACQPLIDNRTIETSYIDAIYRSHEEIGPYYVIGPGIAIPHARPEQGINRLALSLTVFHQGVVFGSENNDPVKLLIVFATTSSNSHIEVLAELAALFDDQKKINRLMNASNQNEVFSIIQGH from the coding sequence ATGCTGAAAACTTTACTGACTTATGACGTTGTCCAATGGATTTCTGGTGTAAAAGATTGGCGTGAAGCTATCGCAATAGCTTGTCAGCCACTTATTGATAACAGAACGATTGAAACGAGCTATATTGATGCAATTTATCGTTCCCATGAAGAAATCGGCCCTTATTACGTTATTGGTCCGGGGATTGCGATTCCACATGCAAGACCAGAGCAGGGGATCAATCGTCTTGCCCTGAGTTTAACGGTATTTCATCAAGGCGTCGTGTTTGGTTCAGAAAATAATGACCCGGTTAAATTACTGATCGTATTCGCAACGACAAGCAGTAATAGTCATATTGAAGTGCTGGCAGAACTCGCTGCACTTTTTGATGATCAAAAAAAAATCAATCGATTAATGAATGCGAGTAATCAAAACGAAGTTTTTTCGATTATTCAAGGTCACTAA
- a CDS encoding PTS sugar transporter subunit IIB has protein sequence MKITVVCGNGLGTSLMLEMSIKNILKELGVEARVEHIDLGSAKGTVSDIFIGTKDIAEQLIIQNVNGTIIALENILDKSAMKARLYAVLFEIGKL, from the coding sequence ATGAAAATTACAGTCGTTTGCGGTAATGGATTAGGTACTAGCTTAATGTTGGAAATGAGTATCAAAAATATTCTGAAAGAGTTGGGCGTTGAAGCTCGTGTTGAGCATATTGATTTGGGATCAGCTAAAGGGACAGTAAGCGATATTTTTATTGGCACAAAAGACATTGCTGAACAGCTGATTATACAGAATGTGAATGGAACCATTATTGCTCTGGAAAATATATTGGATAAATCCGCGATGAAAGCACGTTTATACGCAGTGTTATTTGAAATTGGCAAATTATAA
- a CDS encoding PTS ascorbate transporter subunit IIC: protein MDFFRFLMNDILSEPAILVGIIALIGLVLQKKSVTECITGTVKTILGFVILGAGAGLVINSLGGFAAIFQHAFGIQGVVPNNEAIVSVAQKSFGKEMALIMFFAMIINILIARFTPWKFIFLTGHHTLFMSMLVAVILSVAGIGGVMLIVIGSLVVGISMVFFPAIAHPYMKKVTGSDDVALGHFSTLSYLLAGFIGSKLGNKAYSTEEMNVPKSLLFLRDTPVAISFTMAIIFIITCLFAGDDFVRQVSGGKNSFMFALMQSITFAAGVYIILQGVRMVIAEIVPAFKGISDKLVPNAKPALDCPVVFPYALNAVLVGFLSSFAAGVIGMFFLYIFNLTIIIPGVVPHFFVGATAGVFGNAMGGRRGAILGAFAQGMLITFLPAFLLPVLGDIGIANTTFSDSDFGVVGILLGIVVR, encoded by the coding sequence ATGGATTTTTTTCGCTTCCTTATGAACGACATTTTGTCAGAGCCAGCTATTTTGGTCGGAATAATCGCTTTGATAGGACTAGTTCTCCAGAAAAAATCGGTAACAGAGTGCATTACAGGGACAGTAAAAACTATTCTGGGATTTGTTATTTTAGGAGCCGGAGCGGGATTAGTCATTAATTCGCTGGGTGGATTTGCCGCTATCTTCCAACATGCTTTTGGCATTCAGGGCGTTGTCCCAAATAATGAAGCGATCGTCTCGGTTGCTCAAAAAAGCTTTGGTAAGGAAATGGCGTTGATCATGTTCTTTGCCATGATCATTAATATCCTCATTGCCCGCTTCACACCGTGGAAGTTTATTTTCCTGACAGGGCACCACACCTTATTTATGTCAATGCTGGTGGCGGTGATCTTGTCCGTGGCGGGTATTGGCGGCGTGATGCTGATTGTAATTGGTTCACTTGTCGTTGGTATCTCAATGGTATTTTTTCCCGCTATTGCTCATCCTTACATGAAAAAAGTAACCGGTTCTGATGATGTGGCACTTGGGCATTTTTCGACACTTTCTTATCTGTTAGCGGGGTTTATTGGCAGTAAATTGGGCAACAAAGCTTATTCCACAGAAGAGATGAACGTACCAAAAAGTTTATTATTTTTGCGCGATACGCCTGTTGCCATCTCTTTTACGATGGCGATTATCTTTATAATTACTTGCCTGTTTGCCGGGGATGATTTTGTCCGGCAAGTCAGCGGTGGAAAAAACAGCTTTATGTTTGCCTTAATGCAGTCCATCACGTTCGCGGCGGGAGTTTATATCATTCTGCAAGGCGTCAGAATGGTCATTGCTGAAATAGTTCCCGCATTTAAAGGTATTTCCGATAAATTAGTACCGAATGCCAAACCAGCTCTGGATTGCCCGGTGGTTTTTCCTTACGCTCTCAATGCAGTTTTAGTGGGTTTTCTCAGTAGTTTTGCCGCTGGTGTCATTGGCATGTTTTTTCTTTATATATTTAACCTGACAATCATTATTCCCGGTGTGGTGCCTCACTTCTTTGTCGGTGCAACCGCAGGGGTTTTCGGCAATGCAATGGGAGGAAGAAGAGGGGCAATATTGGGCGCCTTTGCCCAAGGTATGCTGATTACTTTTCTGCCAGCTTTTTTGCTGCCCGTTTTGGGCGATATCGGTATTGCCAATACCACATTCAGTGATTCTGACTTTGGTGTAGTGGGTATTTTATTGGGAATTGTGGTTCGTTAG
- the tnpA gene encoding IS200/IS605 family transposase, whose translation MSEYIHKSHNVTVLMYPIVLPAKYRRAVFDARVDEILKTVCLEIELRYQVKFLEIGTDKDHVHFIEQSVPTYSVTKIVRLIKSLTAREIFKRWPQVKKILWGGEFWTDGYFASTVGKHGDEQMIGRYVQNQGKKYHKLHSDHQLALF comes from the coding sequence ATGAGCGAATACATCCATAAAAGCCATAATGTTACGGTGCTAATGTACCCTATTGTCTTGCCAGCAAAATATCGGCGAGCCGTGTTTGATGCCCGTGTTGATGAGATTCTGAAAACGGTGTGTCTGGAGATAGAACTTCGCTATCAGGTGAAATTTCTAGAAATAGGTACGGACAAAGATCACGTCCATTTTATCGAGCAATCAGTGCCTACGTACAGTGTGACTAAAATTGTCAGACTAATCAAAAGCCTGACGGCACGTGAAATATTCAAACGCTGGCCACAAGTGAAAAAAATTTTGTGGGGAGGTGAGTTTTGGACTGACGGCTATTTTGCCAGTACGGTCGGCAAGCACGGTGATGAACAGATGATTGGACGGTATGTCCAAAATCAAGGTAAAAAATATCACAAACTACATTCAGATCATCAACTGGCTCTGTTTTGA